A single genomic interval of Acidimicrobiia bacterium harbors:
- a CDS encoding cupin domain-containing protein, which yields MSPVKRGHLLSASDAPATGERTDAIARVRNLVVEQILSGHVEPVEYDQDEDELAVVLDGAAVLDVEGERVELSAGEWVFLPARTRHRLLHTEPGTNWLTVKLYRE from the coding sequence ATGAGCCCCGTGAAACGCGGTCACTTGCTCAGCGCGTCCGATGCACCCGCGACCGGCGAACGGACCGACGCGATCGCGCGCGTGCGCAACCTCGTGGTGGAGCAGATCCTCAGCGGGCACGTCGAGCCGGTCGAGTACGACCAGGACGAGGACGAGCTCGCGGTCGTCCTCGACGGCGCCGCCGTTCTCGACGTCGAGGGTGAACGGGTCGAGCTCTCCGCGGGCGAGTGGGTGTTCCTCCCAGCACGCACTCGGCACCGACTCCTACACACCGAACCTGGCACGAACTGGCTCACGGTGAAGCTCTACCGCGAGTAG
- a CDS encoding aminoglycoside phosphotransferase family protein: MNPVPGFAGNQSFSVEAAIGRYLVKCGATDSVRAEAWVCDRVREEGVPAPAIVDVDLSKEQLPLAFLVMEHVGGAPVDDSSSALETAGAHLRVVHAIELDGFGWLGASESGDRGTQPTWFDAMTEGTGSLAAVVDAGLLPARTVADVERVVDRHRDILDAVQSACLLHGDFHPRHVFADDRRLCGIIDWGDATAGDPLFDLGRVLRSGRAALDRMLVSYGPLPVGGDELERRLQLYLCLWVASSVSWEFFAGPPWPPWFDLQNETLVACTAALATYSR; encoded by the coding sequence GTGAACCCGGTTCCCGGCTTCGCGGGGAACCAGTCGTTCAGCGTCGAAGCGGCGATCGGGCGCTATCTCGTGAAGTGCGGAGCGACCGATTCGGTGCGCGCCGAAGCCTGGGTGTGCGACCGTGTCCGCGAAGAGGGCGTGCCGGCGCCGGCGATTGTCGACGTCGATCTCTCCAAGGAGCAACTTCCTCTGGCGTTTCTGGTCATGGAGCACGTCGGGGGCGCGCCCGTCGACGACTCGAGCTCCGCGCTGGAGACCGCGGGCGCGCACCTGCGCGTCGTGCACGCGATCGAACTCGACGGCTTCGGCTGGCTCGGTGCGAGCGAATCCGGTGACCGGGGAACGCAGCCAACCTGGTTCGACGCCATGACCGAGGGGACGGGCTCACTCGCGGCCGTGGTCGACGCCGGTCTCCTTCCTGCGCGCACCGTCGCGGATGTGGAACGGGTGGTCGACCGGCATCGCGACATCCTCGATGCGGTGCAGTCAGCGTGTCTGTTGCACGGCGACTTCCATCCGCGCCACGTCTTCGCCGACGACCGCCGGCTGTGCGGCATCATCGACTGGGGTGACGCGACCGCCGGAGATCCTCTGTTCGATCTCGGACGTGTCCTCCGATCGGGTCGAGCTGCTCTCGACCGCATGCTCGTCAGCTACGGGCCGTTGCCCGTTGGCGGCGACGAGCTCGAACGGCGACTGCAGCTGTACTTGTGCTTGTGGGTCGCTTCTTCCGTGTCGTGGGAGTTCTTCGCCGGCCCGCCCTGGCCGCCCTGGTTCGATCTCCAGAACGAGACGTTGGTCGCGTGCACGGCCGCGCTCGCGACCTACTCGCGGTAG
- a CDS encoding SMP-30/gluconolactonase/LRE family protein: MTTRDVSVLVDGLAFGEGPRWHDGALFLSDMHSHRVLSVDPRSDATTVVAEHDSPLSGIGWLPDGRLLVVAMDGAVLRLESSGLVVHADVTALAPHGINDMIVHPQGWAWVGQFGYDRHAGATPAPSPLIRVDPDGTASVAADDMMVANGMAITPDGRTLIVAESAGRKLTTFVIGSHGVLTDRSMFAELPHAPDGMCLDAEGAVWAACVTASRYARVLAGGEIVDTIELEPPRRAVACVLGGAGRRTLYMLTADTLGEADLSRELMSARVEQVQVDVPGAGLP; this comes from the coding sequence GTGACCACGCGCGACGTCTCGGTGCTCGTCGACGGGCTCGCGTTCGGCGAAGGGCCGCGCTGGCACGACGGGGCGCTGTTCCTGTCAGACATGCACTCACATCGCGTGCTGTCGGTCGACCCGCGCTCGGACGCGACCACGGTCGTCGCCGAACACGACTCGCCACTCTCGGGGATCGGCTGGCTGCCCGACGGTCGCCTGCTCGTTGTCGCGATGGACGGCGCGGTGCTGCGGTTGGAATCGTCCGGGCTGGTCGTGCACGCCGACGTCACCGCGCTTGCCCCGCACGGCATCAACGACATGATCGTGCATCCGCAAGGATGGGCGTGGGTCGGTCAGTTCGGCTACGACCGGCACGCTGGCGCGACACCCGCGCCGAGCCCCTTGATCCGCGTTGATCCCGACGGCACCGCGTCCGTTGCCGCCGACGACATGATGGTCGCGAACGGCATGGCCATCACCCCCGACGGGCGTACGTTGATCGTCGCGGAGAGCGCAGGGCGAAAGCTCACGACCTTCGTGATCGGTTCGCACGGCGTCCTCACCGATCGCTCGATGTTCGCGGAGCTGCCGCACGCACCCGACGGCATGTGCCTCGACGCCGAGGGTGCGGTGTGGGCTGCGTGCGTCACCGCGTCCCGGTATGCGCGCGTCCTCGCCGGGGGTGAGATCGTCGACACCATCGAGCTCGAACCCCCGCGCCGCGCCGTGGCCTGCGTGCTCGGCGGCGCCGGCCGTCGCACGCTCTACATGCTCACCGCCGACACGCTCGGTGAGGCCGATTTGTCACGCGAGCTGATGAGCGCGCGCGTGGAACAGGTGCAGGTCGACGTCCCGGGTGCGGGCCTGCCCTGA